The Candidatus Uhrbacteria bacterium genome has a segment encoding these proteins:
- a CDS encoding AAA family ATPase, whose protein sequence is MFIKTVKIKNFRLFSAQTDFQIELNAPDGQNDGSGLTVFVGENGCGKSALLEAIALPIVSYKADSFDVQDFNDPTKEAEIKLLSREQFSVTGTMPKGEFNANGFLFKANVRSKATKAYLSSIVVSDQQYIKVDPAKPKDGSPDLRVSVNNPFKGRRFDENDVLILDKGRTSQTRLGAYNPTRFDRLMEDFDFQHIGDENSVPNVHEHLDATRDAAENAFLKQAITKFKEISGDELSLNLIDNWRPFSKGFLAVKKPNNQQVPLSMLGSGYEMIFSFLIAFYLSQQSGKQLICLIDEPELHLHPSLQEKFIEILLAFSKVAQVVLATHSPLLVKQLMTNKSVVVQILRKNSGTPQLVPISTATLPYFSSNEINYLAFNLATVEFHDELYGHIQEMQQKYLESDMIAYLNTKQQTNTKKWNQERGGQALGEKDVPLQIFIRNKIHHPENKSMQQSNFSPQELRTSIEAMIGIILNP, encoded by the coding sequence ATGTTCATCAAGACTGTAAAAATAAAAAATTTTCGATTATTTTCAGCTCAAACCGATTTTCAGATTGAGCTGAACGCACCCGATGGTCAGAATGATGGTAGCGGATTAACTGTCTTCGTCGGGGAGAATGGGTGTGGCAAATCGGCTTTACTAGAAGCTATTGCGCTTCCGATAGTTTCTTATAAAGCAGATAGCTTTGACGTTCAGGATTTTAATGACCCTACCAAAGAAGCTGAGATCAAGCTCCTATCAAGGGAGCAATTTTCAGTCACAGGCACGATGCCAAAAGGCGAGTTTAATGCAAATGGATTTTTATTTAAGGCGAACGTACGCTCCAAGGCCACTAAGGCATACCTATCATCAATTGTAGTCAGCGATCAGCAATATATTAAAGTTGATCCAGCCAAGCCGAAGGATGGAAGCCCTGATCTAAGGGTGAGCGTCAATAACCCTTTTAAGGGCCGGCGCTTTGATGAAAATGATGTGCTTATTTTGGACAAGGGTCGTACCTCTCAAACGAGATTAGGAGCTTATAATCCGACGAGATTTGATCGTTTGATGGAGGATTTTGATTTTCAACACATTGGTGACGAGAACTCCGTCCCAAATGTTCACGAGCACCTGGACGCAACTAGGGACGCGGCAGAGAATGCATTCTTGAAACAAGCAATCACTAAATTCAAAGAAATAAGCGGAGATGAGCTCAGCTTGAACTTAATTGATAATTGGCGTCCATTTAGCAAAGGGTTCCTTGCGGTGAAAAAACCAAATAATCAGCAGGTACCGCTTAGTATGTTGGGATCTGGATATGAGATGATCTTCTCATTTCTTATCGCTTTTTACCTCTCGCAACAGAGCGGGAAACAATTAATCTGTCTAATCGATGAACCTGAATTACACCTGCACCCTTCACTACAGGAAAAGTTTATCGAGATATTATTAGCGTTCTCAAAAGTCGCACAAGTTGTTCTAGCAACTCACTCACCGTTACTTGTTAAGCAGTTGATGACCAATAAAAGTGTAGTCGTACAAATCCTCCGTAAAAACAGCGGGACGCCGCAGCTCGTGCCAATATCAACTGCGACACTGCCATATTTCTCATCAAATGAAATAAACTATCTAGCTTTCAATTTGGCTACAGTTGAATTTCATGACGAGCTCTATGGACATATACAAGAAATGCAGCAAAAATACCTAGAGTCAGACATGATTGCTTATTTGAATACGAAACAACAAACAAATACCAAAAAGTGGAACCAAGAAAGGGGCGGACAGGCTTTAGGAGAGAAGGATGTTCCACTCCAGATATTTATTCGGAACAAGATTCATCATCCCGAAAACAAGTCTATGCAGCAGTCTAATTTCTCGCCTCAAGAATTACGAACTTCGATCGAAGCGATGATCGGCATTATACTCAATCCATAA
- a CDS encoding pirin family protein, with protein MPSLLHLGSKRGFRDHDWLQTAHSFSFGNYWDPSKMGFGLLRVLNDDTIQGGVEYEVGNDKPQRLGFGLHPHRDMEIVTIPLSGRIEHKDNFGHHGIIGPGDVQVMSAGTGITHSEFNASETEPVSLIQLWVETDALDHEPRYEDRTFPKAERNAWQLLVSPDGREGSLWIHQQAFFNLGEFDADQSTKYVLRDAKHGVYVFVIEGEVEVDGNTLGKRDAIGIWGEKEIELKIKQDSKVLLIEVPMS; from the coding sequence ATGCCCTCCCTCCTCCATTTAGGTTCCAAACGCGGCTTCCGCGATCACGACTGGCTCCAAACCGCCCACTCTTTTAGCTTCGGTAACTACTGGGACCCCAGCAAAATGGGCTTCGGCCTTTTGCGTGTCTTGAATGACGATACGATTCAAGGCGGCGTCGAGTACGAGGTTGGGAATGATAAACCGCAGCGATTAGGTTTTGGACTGCATCCGCATCGCGATATGGAGATTGTGACCATTCCCCTGTCGGGCCGAATCGAGCATAAGGATAACTTTGGCCATCACGGCATTATCGGTCCTGGCGATGTACAGGTCATGAGTGCGGGAACGGGAATTACGCACTCGGAATTTAATGCGTCGGAGACGGAGCCGGTATCTTTGATTCAGCTTTGGGTTGAGACGGATGCGCTCGATCATGAGCCGCGTTACGAGGATCGAACGTTTCCTAAGGCCGAGCGTAACGCGTGGCAGCTGCTCGTCTCCCCTGACGGACGCGAGGGGTCGCTTTGGATTCATCAGCAAGCCTTTTTCAATCTTGGCGAATTTGATGCGGATCAATCAACGAAATACGTACTGCGTGATGCCAAGCACGGCGTTTATGTTTTTGTGATCGAGGGCGAAGTTGAAGTCGATGGCAATACGCTTGGTAAACGCGATGCGATCGGGATTTGGGGCGAGAAGGAAATCGAACTCAAAATCAAACAGGACTCGAAAGTCCTGTTGATTGAGGTGCCGATGAGCTAG
- a CDS encoding META domain-containing protein → MKKLLIAVSMVALMGAGCAASTPSPMPNAEKPAAPEGKMSMGQFMTGSWKMKSIQMVGGQARDVSALGLTAKFDGEKMNGKICNTMNGPYTVEDNLVKFGAVMQTKMFCEGLPGEVESAFTSGFTTNYTISKQGENLVMQGAAVFVFERDGASGTEDGKMY, encoded by the coding sequence ATGAAAAAACTTCTCATCGCCGTCTCGATGGTCGCGCTCATGGGCGCCGGCTGTGCCGCTTCAACCCCATCGCCAATGCCGAACGCTGAAAAGCCGGCTGCTCCTGAAGGCAAGATGTCGATGGGTCAGTTTATGACCGGTTCTTGGAAGATGAAATCGATTCAGATGGTCGGCGGACAGGCGCGAGACGTCTCTGCATTGGGGCTCACGGCCAAATTTGATGGTGAAAAGATGAATGGAAAGATTTGTAACACGATGAATGGACCGTACACCGTCGAGGATAATTTGGTGAAGTTTGGCGCCGTCATGCAAACCAAGATGTTCTGCGAAGGTTTGCCTGGAGAAGTTGAGAGTGCCTTTACATCCGGTTTCACGACCAACTACACCATTTCAAAACAAGGCGAGAATCTCGTGATGCAAGGGGCAGCGGTCTTCGTTTTTGAGCGCGACGGCGCTTCCGGCACGGAGGACGGCAAGATGTACTAA
- a CDS encoding type I restriction endonuclease subunit R, which translates to MPSKFTESDLEIATLEWLEELGYSVVFGPSIAPDGEAPERLSHKDVLLIGRLRSVVAKINSRVPQDAREEAIKKVINVAYSSPSLLTTNHALHKMLVEGVDVEYRRDDGSVAGDKVKLFDLEDLTNNDWLAVNQFTVIENNHNRRPDVVVFVNGIPLAVFELKNPADQNATVRHAFNQLQTYKAEIPSFFTYNGLCIISDGIDTRVGSLTADFERFMKWRTIDGDDVAPTSIPEMEVLLKGMFAKERLLDIITNFTVFETDGENTIKKLAGYHQYHAVNKSVQRTLAATSETGDRRCGVVWHTQGSGKSLTMTFYAGKIIQVLDNPTLVILTDRNDLDDQLFGVFSHCSELLRQSPVQAQDRSDLQRLLSVAAGGVIFTTIQKFNFENPFGAGPLSDRRNIVVIADEAHRSQYDFIDGFARHMRDALPNASFIGFTGTPVELRDANTRAVFGEYVDIYDINRAVQDHATVPIYYEARLAQIQLSEAEKPKIDPEFEEITEGEETSRKEELKSKWARLEAMVGSEKRLSLIAKDVVEHFEARLGAIDGKGMFVAMSRRIAVELYEEIIKLRPNWHSDDLDRGSIKIVMTTSPSDPESWRKHLYTKKQRESLAKRMKDPKDELKFVIVRDMWLTGFDAPSMHTMYLDKPMKGHGLMQAIARVNRVYKDKQGGLVVDYLGIAPALKEALSQYAETDRENPTVQQEDAVAVMMEKYEIVKAMYHGFDYSSYFEDKSTGKMRILSGAMDYILGLEQGKDRYLKAVTDLSFAFSLAVPSKESIDIRDDVGFFQKVRVILAKFEQAGGGGGPSEEDYDHAIRQIVSNAVVSDQVVNVFEAAGLKTPNISVLSDEFLEEVKNLKYKNLGLELLKKLLNDEVRSMQKKFLVKSRTFSKMLEDTISKYQNQTIEAAQVITELVELAKKIKAEQAREVDLKLSPEEIAFYDALYENESAANELGDDTLKKIAQELVEMLRKNTSIDWTLKANVQAKLRVMVKKLLRKYQYPPDKQELATKTVLEQAEMLCKDWSGE; encoded by the coding sequence ATGCCCTCCAAATTCACCGAATCAGACCTCGAAATTGCAACACTCGAATGGCTCGAGGAGCTTGGTTATAGTGTCGTTTTCGGTCCAAGTATCGCTCCCGATGGCGAAGCGCCTGAACGTCTTTCGCATAAGGATGTGCTATTGATCGGACGACTCCGCTCGGTGGTCGCTAAAATCAATTCCCGTGTCCCTCAAGACGCTCGAGAGGAAGCGATCAAGAAAGTCATCAACGTAGCCTATTCAAGCCCAAGTCTTTTAACGACCAACCACGCTTTACATAAAATGTTGGTTGAAGGCGTTGATGTTGAGTATCGCCGTGACGACGGTTCGGTTGCCGGTGATAAGGTCAAGCTCTTCGACTTAGAAGATCTGACCAACAATGATTGGTTAGCGGTAAATCAGTTCACCGTAATTGAAAATAATCACAACCGACGACCAGACGTCGTTGTCTTTGTGAACGGTATCCCGTTAGCAGTTTTTGAACTCAAAAATCCAGCAGACCAAAACGCGACAGTCCGCCATGCGTTCAATCAGCTCCAAACATACAAGGCTGAAATTCCATCATTCTTTACCTATAACGGCCTCTGCATCATAAGTGACGGCATCGATACAAGAGTCGGTTCGCTTACGGCTGATTTTGAACGTTTCATGAAGTGGCGAACAATCGATGGTGACGATGTAGCGCCTACTTCAATTCCAGAGATGGAAGTGCTCTTGAAAGGAATGTTCGCCAAGGAACGGTTGCTGGATATTATCACCAACTTTACGGTATTTGAGACGGACGGGGAGAACACGATCAAAAAACTTGCGGGCTATCATCAATACCATGCAGTAAACAAATCTGTTCAACGCACATTGGCCGCAACGTCAGAAACAGGGGATCGCCGTTGCGGTGTGGTTTGGCATACGCAGGGATCAGGCAAGAGTCTGACTATGACATTCTATGCGGGCAAAATTATTCAGGTATTGGATAACCCAACCCTCGTTATTCTCACGGATAGAAACGATCTCGACGATCAACTGTTCGGCGTTTTCTCGCATTGCTCCGAGCTGCTACGTCAGTCACCAGTCCAGGCGCAAGACCGATCTGATCTTCAGCGACTGTTAAGCGTTGCTGCGGGTGGCGTGATATTTACAACAATTCAGAAATTCAACTTTGAGAATCCCTTTGGAGCCGGACCACTATCTGATCGTCGGAACATTGTCGTTATCGCTGATGAAGCGCATCGCAGTCAATACGACTTTATCGATGGTTTCGCTCGCCACATGCGCGATGCATTGCCAAATGCATCATTCATTGGTTTTACTGGCACACCTGTTGAACTCCGCGATGCCAACACTCGCGCGGTCTTTGGCGAGTACGTCGATATTTACGATATTAACCGAGCGGTTCAGGATCATGCGACGGTGCCTATCTACTACGAGGCGCGTTTAGCTCAGATCCAACTCTCAGAAGCCGAGAAACCTAAGATCGATCCTGAGTTTGAAGAGATAACAGAAGGCGAGGAGACTTCAAGAAAAGAGGAATTAAAGAGCAAGTGGGCGCGTTTAGAGGCAATGGTAGGCTCAGAGAAGCGTCTCAGTCTTATTGCGAAAGATGTTGTTGAACATTTTGAAGCTCGTCTAGGAGCGATTGATGGTAAGGGGATGTTCGTTGCGATGAGTCGTCGTATTGCGGTTGAGCTTTACGAGGAAATCATTAAACTCCGACCGAATTGGCATAGCGATGATCTTGACAGGGGTTCTATAAAGATAGTGATGACGACCTCGCCAAGCGACCCGGAAAGTTGGCGAAAGCATCTATACACCAAAAAACAACGCGAGAGCCTCGCCAAACGAATGAAGGATCCAAAAGACGAACTAAAGTTCGTCATTGTTCGCGATATGTGGCTGACCGGCTTTGACGCGCCTTCGATGCATACAATGTATCTTGATAAACCAATGAAGGGTCATGGCCTTATGCAGGCTATTGCGCGCGTAAACCGTGTTTACAAGGACAAGCAAGGAGGCTTAGTAGTGGATTATCTTGGAATCGCACCTGCTCTCAAAGAAGCCTTATCTCAATACGCTGAAACCGATCGTGAGAATCCGACGGTCCAACAGGAGGATGCTGTTGCTGTGATGATGGAAAAATACGAGATCGTGAAAGCGATGTATCACGGTTTCGACTACTCCTCGTATTTTGAGGATAAATCCACGGGGAAGATGCGCATCTTGTCCGGTGCGATGGATTACATCTTGGGTTTAGAGCAGGGGAAAGATCGTTACCTGAAAGCGGTAACAGATTTATCGTTTGCATTCTCATTAGCCGTGCCCAGCAAAGAGTCTATAGATATTCGTGATGATGTTGGATTTTTCCAAAAAGTCCGCGTGATTCTGGCGAAGTTCGAGCAAGCAGGTGGAGGCGGGGGACCGTCAGAAGAAGATTACGACCATGCTATTCGGCAAATCGTCTCAAACGCTGTGGTCTCCGATCAGGTAGTTAATGTTTTTGAAGCCGCTGGCTTAAAAACGCCAAATATCTCGGTCCTCTCTGATGAATTTTTGGAGGAGGTCAAGAACTTGAAATACAAGAATTTGGGATTAGAGCTCTTAAAGAAATTATTAAACGACGAGGTTCGTTCAATGCAGAAGAAGTTCCTGGTCAAGTCGCGCACATTCTCCAAGATGCTTGAGGACACAATTAGTAAATACCAAAATCAAACAATCGAAGCAGCGCAAGTCATTACTGAACTTGTCGAACTCGCCAAAAAGATTAAAGCAGAACAGGCGAGAGAGGTAGACCTAAAGCTCTCACCGGAAGAGATCGCATTTTATGATGCGCTTTATGAAAATGAGAGCGCGGCAAATGAGCTAGGCGATGATACGCTCAAAAAGATCGCACAAGAACTAGTAGAAATGCTCCGTAAAAATACATCTATCGATTGGACGCTAAAGGCAAATGTACAGGCGAAGTTGCGCGTAATGGTGAAGAAACTTTTGAGGAAATATCAGTATCCGCCTGACAAGCAGGAGCTCGCAACCAAGACCGTTCTTGAGCAGGCGGAGATGCTTTGTAAGGATTGGAGCGGCGAATAG
- a CDS encoding HIT family protein, protein MMETIFSKIIAGEIPCEKVYEDDYAFAFLDITPVHLGHTLVVPKVWSENLLDTDPEILAHVIKAVQKVAKAVKEATGADGINLHQNNGEAAGQKVFHLHFHVIPRFADDGYQLWHGKSEDQESLKQIGEKIRQVL, encoded by the coding sequence ATTATGGAAACTATTTTTTCAAAAATCATTGCCGGAGAAATTCCTTGCGAGAAAGTTTATGAAGACGACTACGCTTTTGCCTTTCTCGACATTACCCCGGTGCATCTCGGCCACACGCTTGTTGTGCCAAAAGTTTGGTCAGAGAATTTGCTCGATACGGATCCGGAGATTCTCGCTCACGTCATCAAGGCCGTGCAAAAAGTCGCCAAAGCCGTGAAAGAGGCGACAGGCGCCGATGGCATCAACCTCCACCAAAACAATGGCGAGGCAGCCGGGCAAAAAGTCTTCCATCTTCATTTCCACGTCATCCCGCGTTTTGCTGACGATGGTTATCAGCTCTGGCATGGAAAATCGGAAGATCAAGAATCGCTAAAGCAGATCGGTGAGAAAATTCGCCAAGTGCTATAA
- a CDS encoding META domain-containing protein produces MYKRALGLLAVVSLLGAGCSFPSNNAPIPGYGDGTQVKPTQPTTSTVGQGTWKMMLFKKPAQGEKQQDLSALNFTLRLGKDGDLAAKICNNMSGGYTISDGKLSAPQVVSTLMFCEGLPGEVESAFAADLSDGMAVGADEESLVLTGLKSLNVYMFGPVK; encoded by the coding sequence ATGTATAAGCGCGCTCTCGGATTGTTGGCGGTTGTTTCTCTCTTGGGAGCTGGTTGTTCCTTTCCTTCCAATAACGCACCGATTCCAGGATATGGTGACGGTACGCAAGTCAAACCCACGCAACCAACGACATCCACGGTCGGACAAGGGACATGGAAGATGATGCTATTCAAAAAGCCTGCACAAGGAGAAAAGCAGCAGGATCTTTCAGCATTAAATTTTACGCTCCGACTTGGTAAAGATGGCGATCTTGCAGCCAAAATTTGTAACAACATGAGCGGCGGCTACACGATCAGCGATGGTAAGCTCTCGGCCCCGCAAGTTGTTTCCACGCTGATGTTCTGTGAAGGTTTGCCAGGGGAGGTGGAGTCGGCTTTTGCCGCGGATTTGTCCGATGGAATGGCCGTTGGAGCGGATGAAGAGTCGCTCGTACTTACCGGATTAAAGTCGTTGAACGTCTACATGTTTGGCCCGGTCAAATAA
- a CDS encoding NYN domain-containing protein — translation MLEKETAIMAYLDVANIIGWQKRLGWKVRVVRLVEQLRALQNVREVKAYYGTNERSLSQSEAFNSDVMEAGAILRTKPVKFIRKTVDLGIFFKKMTLNQLDLGTTTLMKSVVESVQSAGTLIEEPKCNFDVEMTMDLMDDADRASGFMIFSGDSDFYAPLERLKLRGRKIYVVGARGTVSRELFRIADAFIDIGKLYKRSDPPKSENPALRAGPRESQ, via the coding sequence ATGCTTGAAAAAGAAACAGCCATAATGGCTTATTTAGACGTGGCTAATATTATTGGTTGGCAAAAGAGGCTCGGGTGGAAGGTCCGTGTCGTTCGTCTCGTGGAACAGCTAAGAGCGTTGCAAAATGTTCGAGAAGTAAAGGCGTACTACGGAACGAATGAACGATCGCTATCACAATCAGAAGCATTTAACAGTGATGTCATGGAAGCTGGTGCCATTCTACGTACAAAGCCCGTTAAGTTCATTCGCAAAACGGTAGACTTGGGGATCTTTTTTAAAAAGATGACATTGAACCAATTAGACCTTGGAACGACCACACTCATGAAAAGTGTTGTGGAGTCCGTTCAATCCGCCGGCACACTCATCGAAGAACCCAAATGCAATTTTGACGTTGAGATGACGATGGACCTCATGGACGACGCTGATCGAGCTTCCGGATTTATGATTTTCTCGGGCGATTCGGATTTTTACGCACCGCTGGAACGTCTCAAGCTCAGGGGAAGAAAGATCTACGTCGTAGGTGCTCGTGGTACCGTGTCCCGTGAATTATTCCGCATAGCGGACGCATTCATCGATATTGGTAAGTTATATAAACGCAGCGATCCTCCAAAAAGCGAAAATCCCGCCTTGAGAGCGGGACCGCGTGAATCGCAGTGA
- a CDS encoding SAM-dependent DNA methyltransferase produces MAKKSIKNSGANIGFEEKLWAAADKMRNNMDPSEYKHVVLGLIFLKYISDSFDEVYQGILKDKDYYEGQEEDKDAYLAEDVFWVPSDARWQFLKDNAKKAEIGKLVDDAMIAIEKDNTSLKGVLAKNYARPDLDKVRLGELIDLVSGIGLGDKESRSKDILGRVYEYFLGRFASAEGKGGGEFFTPQCVVKLLVQMLEPYKGRIYDPCCGSGGMFVQSEKFVEAHGGNKHDISVYGQESNPTTWRLCKMNLAIRGIDGNLGPHHADTFHNDLHKDLKADYILANPPFNISDWGGERLKDDVRWKYGVPPAGNANYGWIQHMVHHLSPAGIAGFVLANGSLSSNSSGEGEIRKNLIKNGLVDCIVAMPTQLFYTTQIPVCLWFVSRDRHNHKFRDRHDEILFIDARKMGTMVSRKNRELTAEDIEKISEAYHCWRKKDCTYTDVKGFSKAAKISEVEKNGFVLTPGRYVGALTGAQCLKKKQP; encoded by the coding sequence ATGGCTAAAAAAAGCATAAAGAATTCCGGAGCAAATATCGGCTTTGAAGAAAAGCTTTGGGCTGCTGCCGATAAGATGCGCAACAACATGGATCCTTCCGAGTACAAGCACGTTGTACTCGGTTTAATTTTTTTAAAATATATTTCCGACTCCTTTGACGAGGTGTATCAAGGTATCCTTAAAGACAAGGATTATTACGAAGGTCAAGAAGAGGATAAGGACGCCTATCTCGCTGAAGATGTCTTTTGGGTGCCTTCTGATGCACGATGGCAATTCCTTAAAGACAATGCAAAGAAAGCCGAGATTGGAAAATTGGTTGATGATGCGATGATTGCGATTGAGAAAGACAATACGAGCTTAAAAGGAGTGCTAGCCAAGAACTATGCGCGTCCTGATCTCGACAAGGTGAGATTGGGAGAATTGATCGATCTGGTTAGCGGGATTGGTCTTGGAGACAAGGAGAGTCGCAGCAAAGATATTCTGGGACGGGTCTATGAATATTTTTTGGGTCGCTTTGCTTCCGCCGAGGGCAAAGGAGGTGGGGAATTTTTCACTCCGCAATGCGTAGTGAAGCTTCTCGTTCAGATGCTAGAGCCTTACAAGGGACGCATTTACGATCCCTGCTGTGGTAGTGGTGGCATGTTTGTTCAGAGTGAGAAATTCGTCGAAGCTCATGGCGGTAACAAGCATGACATTTCGGTTTATGGGCAAGAATCAAACCCAACAACCTGGCGACTTTGTAAGATGAACCTTGCTATCCGTGGAATCGACGGAAATCTGGGCCCCCATCACGCCGACACATTTCACAACGATCTTCATAAAGATTTGAAGGCTGATTACATTCTCGCAAATCCACCGTTCAACATTAGCGATTGGGGAGGGGAGCGTTTGAAAGATGATGTCCGATGGAAATACGGCGTTCCTCCTGCTGGAAATGCGAACTATGGCTGGATCCAGCACATGGTTCATCATCTTTCGCCTGCAGGCATCGCTGGTTTTGTGTTGGCTAACGGTTCGCTCTCGTCTAATTCCTCCGGAGAAGGGGAAATTCGAAAGAATTTAATTAAGAACGGTCTGGTCGATTGTATTGTTGCGATGCCGACACAGCTTTTTTACACGACACAGATCCCTGTTTGTCTCTGGTTCGTCTCGCGTGACCGCCATAATCACAAGTTTCGTGATCGTCACGATGAAATTCTGTTTATCGACGCTCGTAAAATGGGGACCATGGTCAGTCGTAAGAACCGCGAGCTTACGGCTGAAGACATCGAGAAGATTTCCGAAGCATATCATTGCTGGAGAAAGAAAGATTGCACCTATACTGATGTTAAAGGTTTCTCCAAGGCGGCCAAGATCTCTGAGGTGGAGAAGAACGGCTTTGTCCTGACCCCAGGCCGATATGTGGGAGCTCTGACTGGCGCTCAATGCTTGAAAAAGAAACAGCCATAA
- a CDS encoding restriction endonuclease subunit S, whose amino-acid sequence MKILDTQNFKETEIGLIPEEWEVVNLEKVTSFISRGVTPSYTEKSDVVVLNQKCVRDGRVGFEEARLTDPVAQKIPSNKYLEPFDVLINSTGQGTLGRVGQVKQLLQKTTADSHLTIVRPDHREIDPVFVGYFLRNIQPLIESFAEGSTGQTELSREKVKTILLPLPTASEQHRIASILSSLDDKIELNRQINTNLEKMASTLFKRWFVDFEFPDEEGRSYKSSGGKMVETEIGEVPEGWKIESLGNVLKLHYGKALKAEDRSEGVIKVYGSSGYVGTHNMKLVDGPGIVLGRKGNVGSVFWVDGDFYPIDTTYYVESRFPLVYCYYLLKQQSFVNGDSVVPGLNRDQAYGVEVIVPNAHVLEKFSGVCSGIRQAISCNEQEMSTVSAIRDSLLPRLMSGRIRAI is encoded by the coding sequence ATGAAAATTTTGGATACCCAAAACTTTAAAGAAACCGAGATCGGACTCATTCCGGAAGAATGGGAGGTTGTGAATTTGGAGAAAGTAACAAGCTTTATTTCGAGGGGTGTGACTCCGAGTTATACGGAAAAAAGTGACGTCGTCGTCTTAAATCAAAAATGCGTGAGAGATGGGAGAGTGGGATTTGAAGAAGCGCGCCTCACCGATCCAGTAGCCCAAAAAATTCCATCGAATAAGTACCTGGAGCCATTCGACGTGCTTATCAATTCGACTGGTCAGGGCACTCTGGGAAGAGTTGGTCAGGTGAAACAGCTACTTCAAAAAACAACAGCTGATTCTCACTTAACAATTGTAAGACCGGATCATCGCGAGATTGATCCAGTCTTTGTCGGATATTTTCTCCGCAATATACAGCCCCTGATCGAATCGTTCGCTGAGGGAAGCACGGGCCAGACGGAATTGTCGCGAGAAAAAGTCAAAACGATTCTACTTCCCTTGCCAACAGCGTCAGAACAGCACCGCATTGCCTCCATTCTCTCCTCTCTCGACGACAAAATCGAACTCAACCGACAGATCAACACCAACCTTGAAAAGATGGCAAGTACGTTGTTCAAGCGTTGGTTTGTAGATTTTGAGTTTCCGGATGAGGAGGGGAGGTCTTATAAATCGAGTGGAGGGAAGATGGTGGAGACGGAGATAGGGGAGGTGCCAGAAGGGTGGAAAATCGAGAGTCTTGGCAATGTATTAAAATTACATTATGGAAAGGCACTTAAGGCCGAAGATCGCTCAGAGGGAGTAATAAAAGTTTACGGATCCAGCGGCTATGTGGGCACGCATAACATGAAGCTTGTTGATGGACCCGGCATAGTTCTTGGCAGAAAGGGGAATGTAGGTAGTGTTTTCTGGGTGGACGGAGACTTTTACCCAATTGACACTACGTATTATGTGGAATCAAGATTTCCACTTGTTTACTGCTACTATCTTTTGAAACAGCAATCTTTTGTGAACGGGGATTCAGTTGTTCCGGGATTGAACCGAGACCAGGCGTATGGCGTTGAGGTCATTGTTCCGAATGCTCATGTCTTGGAGAAGTTCAGTGGAGTGTGTTCAGGTATCAGACAAGCGATATCTTGTAATGAGCAGGAGATGTCTACGGTGTCGGCCATCCGCGATTCTCTTTTACCGCGTTTAATGAGCGGGAGAATAAGGGCGATTTGA